The following are encoded together in the Fibrobacter sp. genome:
- a CDS encoding cellulase family glycosylhydrolase codes for MNKFAKTALIAALAGSASAAFAAPGLTVSGTDLMYKGQKIFFSGTNLAWADYNSDVGDSPLDENAWRKAVEGTRAAGGNAIRWWLFNNMSQSPEIDQTTHLVSGLKASTISNMKKALDIAEEYGVMVSMCLFSHNLMEPNQWGIYDNDKLDFTANQNLFEDDGTKAFIDNVLIPVVKGIGNHNALMTWEVFNEPEGMTSECSGWTAKKMALSKIQKFTNKVAAAIHTTNPELLVSTGSVNIQYQKYWNDAALIAEGGEANGTLDFFQTHYYPYYQGDAVSPFVNTAAQMQTKYSYDAKPMIIGEFPASGWSGDTYTTSMAAKTQISAVEAYQKAYEGGYAGALAWQYIGDKTEANFGGYSYTIDPALDAMTKLAATAEASIKIKDVEIVAGGGDGKMAVTYGDDNAQIEYQNKGGWDLSGATTFTWTAKNNGEDDADLYLILKLTDAWTWTETKPQSCQVPAGQKVTCSFDISELTDRNKTLAIVIANYAAGYTGTVVFDDIAAGDKVLFNFNEDKYDAFGRGFGNTEEQIPEIKIVYNEDYTMALKAAPVAKSAKMSVVGSRVMLSTTATGETSVDVFGMNGKRIATLYHGTLKAGTHAFDMSELSKGQYIIRVKGAGIIATQPVVIK; via the coding sequence ATGAATAAATTCGCCAAAACAGCCCTTATCGCAGCTCTTGCCGGTTCCGCTTCTGCAGCATTCGCCGCTCCCGGCCTTACCGTAAGCGGCACAGACCTTATGTACAAGGGCCAGAAAATTTTCTTCTCCGGCACCAACCTGGCTTGGGCCGATTACAATTCCGACGTTGGAGATTCTCCCCTCGATGAAAATGCCTGGCGTAAAGCCGTGGAAGGCACTCGCGCAGCAGGCGGCAATGCAATCCGTTGGTGGCTCTTCAATAACATGAGTCAGAGCCCGGAAATTGACCAGACCACCCACTTGGTCAGCGGCCTCAAGGCAAGCACCATCTCCAACATGAAAAAGGCATTGGACATCGCCGAAGAATACGGTGTCATGGTTTCCATGTGCTTGTTCAGCCACAACTTGATGGAGCCCAACCAGTGGGGCATCTACGACAATGATAAGTTAGATTTCACCGCCAACCAGAACCTTTTCGAAGATGACGGCACCAAGGCTTTCATTGACAACGTATTGATTCCTGTGGTAAAAGGCATTGGCAACCACAATGCCCTCATGACCTGGGAAGTGTTCAACGAACCCGAAGGCATGACCAGCGAATGCAGTGGTTGGACTGCCAAGAAGATGGCTCTGTCCAAGATCCAGAAGTTCACCAACAAGGTGGCCGCAGCAATCCACACAACCAACCCGGAATTGTTGGTTTCCACCGGCAGCGTGAACATTCAGTATCAGAAGTACTGGAACGATGCAGCCCTCATCGCAGAAGGCGGCGAAGCTAACGGTACCCTGGACTTTTTCCAGACCCACTACTACCCCTATTATCAGGGAGACGCTGTTTCTCCGTTCGTAAATACTGCAGCCCAGATGCAGACCAAGTACAGCTACGACGCAAAGCCCATGATTATCGGTGAATTCCCGGCAAGCGGCTGGAGTGGCGACACCTATACAACCTCCATGGCTGCAAAGACCCAGATTTCTGCAGTCGAAGCTTACCAGAAGGCTTACGAAGGCGGTTACGCAGGCGCTTTGGCATGGCAGTACATTGGCGATAAGACCGAAGCAAATTTTGGTGGTTACAGCTATACCATCGACCCCGCTCTTGACGCCATGACAAAACTTGCAGCAACTGCAGAAGCATCCATCAAAATCAAGGATGTGGAAATCGTAGCTGGCGGTGGTGATGGCAAGATGGCAGTCACCTATGGCGATGACAACGCCCAGATCGAATACCAGAACAAGGGCGGTTGGGACCTTTCCGGTGCCACCACCTTTACTTGGACTGCAAAGAACAACGGTGAAGACGACGCAGATTTGTACTTGATCCTGAAGCTCACCGATGCCTGGACATGGACCGAAACAAAGCCCCAGAGCTGCCAAGTCCCTGCCGGCCAGAAGGTCACATGCTCCTTTGACATTTCTGAACTTACGGACCGTAACAAAACCTTGGCCATCGTGATTGCAAACTACGCTGCAGGCTACACCGGCACCGTCGTATTTGATGACATTGCCGCAGGAGACAAGGTACTATTCAACTTCAACGAAGACAAGTACGATGCCTTCGGACGTGGTTTCGGTAACACCGAGGAACAGATTCCTGAAATTAAGATTGTGTACAACGAAGACTACACTATGGCACTCAAGGCTGCGCCCGTCGCCAAGTCCGCCAAGATGTCCGTTGTCGGCAGCCGCGTTATGCTTTCCACAACCGCAACCGGCGAAACTAGCGTTGACGTTTTCGGTATGAACGGCAAGCGCATTGCAACCCTCTATCACGGAACTTTGAAGGCAGGCACCCACGCCTTTGACATGTCTGAACTTTCCAAGGGTCAGTACATCATCCGCGTCAAGGGAGCAGGTATTATCGCCACCCAGCCCGTTGTTATCAAGTAA
- a CDS encoding beta-mannosidase, with translation MFVFNSSSSILGITTGLLAISAISAQAAPIRLEAEDAVLADDHKVEVVSNATVSGGSYVAMKEGNLEFKITVPETGYYTLWANYMLPTDGTDKIQNLTINGVSAGQISFGMNDEFSTIKGAGKIKLTKGENTIGIVHSWGWVNLDYIELTEYEATPFSIPATPVTPEPTESAQKLYNFLADNFGKKVISGVMTERPFENNGQYTPQTYETQTELKYIADASGKNVVLVGFDFIHASGSGSDGMWHQGYTHATLEMAKYVWKQGGIPQFNWHWKDPMWEVEAFYTESSGNTPYTEFSIGKAYDIAGKKWKTESAEYKAIVRDLEMIADSLLTLQEAGVAALWRPLHEASGKWFWWGTDGAEACVALYRLMFDIFVNQKGLHNLIWVWTTDEAKDAIDWYPGDEYVDVVGRDYYYYPREANHSSLVGSFETVKDIYGGKKIIALSENGSVPFPDEMKADGANWSWFMPWYGDYTMAGWANDNTEETWKTVMNNDYVITLEDMPGWDKYEMVEIKTQAIKVDNLNRTGSFQKFKNGKTFDLNGKRIKDKSSRLHKVIVTK, from the coding sequence ATGTTTGTATTCAACTCAAGCTCGTCGATTTTGGGCATTACCACAGGGCTACTCGCGATTTCTGCAATTTCCGCACAAGCTGCGCCCATCCGTTTGGAAGCTGAAGACGCAGTCCTTGCCGACGACCACAAGGTGGAAGTGGTTTCCAACGCCACCGTTTCGGGCGGTTCCTACGTCGCCATGAAGGAAGGCAACCTGGAATTCAAGATAACCGTTCCTGAAACAGGCTACTATACCCTCTGGGCAAACTACATGCTGCCCACCGACGGCACCGACAAGATTCAGAACCTGACCATCAACGGAGTTTCCGCAGGGCAGATATCCTTTGGCATGAATGACGAATTCAGCACCATCAAGGGAGCCGGAAAAATCAAACTGACCAAGGGCGAAAACACCATCGGTATCGTTCATTCCTGGGGCTGGGTAAACCTGGACTACATTGAACTTACCGAATACGAAGCCACCCCGTTCTCCATCCCCGCAACACCGGTGACTCCGGAACCCACCGAAAGCGCCCAGAAACTCTACAACTTTCTGGCAGACAATTTTGGCAAGAAGGTCATTAGCGGAGTCATGACGGAACGTCCCTTCGAAAACAACGGTCAATATACTCCCCAGACTTACGAAACCCAGACAGAGCTGAAGTACATTGCAGACGCCAGCGGCAAGAATGTGGTGCTGGTGGGTTTCGACTTTATTCACGCCAGCGGCAGCGGCTCCGACGGCATGTGGCACCAGGGCTACACCCACGCCACATTGGAAATGGCCAAGTACGTTTGGAAGCAGGGAGGCATTCCACAATTCAACTGGCACTGGAAAGACCCCATGTGGGAAGTGGAAGCCTTTTATACGGAATCCAGCGGCAATACTCCCTATACCGAATTCAGCATCGGCAAGGCATACGACATCGCCGGCAAAAAATGGAAGACAGAAAGTGCAGAATACAAGGCCATTGTCCGCGACCTGGAAATGATTGCCGACAGCCTCTTGACCTTGCAGGAAGCAGGGGTTGCCGCACTCTGGCGCCCTCTCCACGAAGCTAGCGGAAAGTGGTTCTGGTGGGGCACTGATGGTGCCGAAGCCTGCGTCGCCTTGTACCGTTTGATGTTCGACATCTTCGTCAATCAGAAAGGACTCCACAACTTGATTTGGGTTTGGACCACCGATGAAGCCAAGGACGCCATTGATTGGTATCCTGGGGATGAATACGTCGATGTGGTTGGCAGAGACTATTACTACTACCCTCGCGAAGCAAACCACTCAAGCCTTGTGGGCAGTTTCGAAACCGTGAAGGATATTTACGGTGGCAAGAAGATCATCGCCCTTAGCGAAAACGGTTCTGTACCTTTCCCCGACGAAATGAAGGCTGATGGTGCAAACTGGAGTTGGTTCATGCCTTGGTACGGTGACTACACCATGGCAGGCTGGGCAAACGATAACACAGAAGAAACCTGGAAGACCGTCATGAACAACGACTATGTCATCACCCTGGAAGATATGCCCGGTTGGGACAAGTATGAAATGGTGGAAATAAAGACTCAGGCTATTAAGGTTGATAACCTGAACCGTACAGGTTCCTTCCAAAAATTCAAGAATGGCAAGACTTTTGACTTGAACGGAAAGAGAATCAAGGACAAGTCTTCCAGACTGCATAAAGTCATTGTAACCAAGTAA
- a CDS encoding DUF3536 domain-containing protein, with product MSEKHPLYFTIHGHFYQPPRENPWTGVIENQPSARPNHDWNDRIASQCYSPNSASRILSPNGRIVDIVNNYDFMSFNMGPTLMGWIRTNAPATYKRIQEADKRSMERLNGHGNAIAQVYNHIIMPLASAEDKKTQIHWGIEDFKSHFGRMPEAMWLAETAINFETVVELIKAGIKYTILSPTQADSFRKFGDVEWTGCSNTDIDTTRPYRIYPRDKEGNLVCDGYLDVFFYNPWLSSAVGFEHLLRDAGTFGRRIKDAWDENREDPQLVSIGTDGESYGHHEPFGDMCAAWLYNHYAPENNMVPVNYGWFLEQFPPEHEVLLKNFYSEGCAWSCAHGVGRWYRDCGCSTGGGPDWNQKWRGPLRDAFNHLKKLADDVFVREFAKISNVDPWDARNNYVQALVVPEDKSRLKAFLDATVKDPKNETQCARAVRLLEIQKFCMFSFTSCGWFFNDIEGLEPVQNMRYALRAMELLDPFLPRDHHIRNQVLSILARATSNEHKWNGAEVFTRYAEEQVPVVVKQMAERAAIFHMGLEDSYENKDERMVASKIASRRRQTLVRAEYNDKLIGESRIATALVITDPMGRVNIVVADGENEQNGLKFVENPSMTTEELQSEYPTAYVVRMKDLMSDSLKRINQLSTRKDLTAITESFCDIAAKLNLSIDSLADPDHTLPDTLRKILSLEINSKIHHLALQFMEKNDQNLFNEIRTLVDEAISLETTFSFGGTGRMFFAKLSELIDEVSVKFNKASVEHITGLITVADWLQLGIDKTSLENKVFPFYKEYIKDPDGKMAGLKPMFSWLNFEV from the coding sequence ATGAGCGAAAAGCACCCCCTTTATTTTACTATTCACGGCCATTTCTATCAGCCGCCCCGCGAAAATCCCTGGACCGGTGTTATTGAAAACCAGCCCAGCGCACGCCCCAACCACGACTGGAACGATCGTATCGCCAGCCAGTGCTATAGTCCCAATTCCGCTAGCCGAATTCTTTCCCCTAACGGCCGCATTGTGGACATCGTCAACAACTATGACTTTATGAGCTTCAATATGGGTCCCACCCTCATGGGTTGGATTCGTACCAACGCTCCCGCCACCTACAAGCGCATCCAGGAAGCAGACAAGCGCAGCATGGAACGTTTGAATGGTCACGGCAACGCCATTGCACAGGTCTACAACCACATCATCATGCCGCTGGCATCTGCAGAAGACAAGAAGACTCAGATCCACTGGGGCATTGAAGACTTCAAGAGCCATTTCGGCCGTATGCCGGAAGCCATGTGGTTGGCAGAAACCGCCATCAACTTCGAAACCGTAGTTGAACTCATCAAGGCCGGCATCAAGTACACCATCCTCTCCCCCACTCAGGCAGATTCCTTCCGCAAGTTTGGCGACGTAGAATGGACCGGTTGCAGCAATACCGACATCGATACCACCCGCCCCTACCGCATCTATCCCCGCGACAAGGAAGGCAACCTGGTATGCGACGGTTACCTGGATGTATTCTTCTACAACCCCTGGCTTTCTTCCGCTGTAGGCTTTGAACATTTGCTCCGCGATGCAGGCACTTTCGGCCGCCGCATCAAGGACGCCTGGGACGAAAACCGTGAAGACCCGCAGTTGGTCAGCATCGGTACCGATGGTGAATCCTACGGTCACCACGAACCCTTTGGCGATATGTGCGCCGCATGGCTCTACAACCACTACGCACCGGAAAACAACATGGTTCCCGTGAACTACGGTTGGTTCCTGGAACAGTTCCCGCCTGAACACGAAGTTCTCCTGAAGAACTTCTACAGCGAAGGCTGTGCATGGAGCTGCGCTCACGGTGTTGGCCGTTGGTATCGTGACTGCGGTTGCTCCACCGGTGGTGGCCCCGATTGGAACCAGAAGTGGCGTGGTCCTCTCCGCGACGCATTCAACCATTTGAAGAAGTTGGCCGACGACGTATTCGTCCGCGAATTTGCAAAGATTTCCAACGTGGATCCCTGGGATGCCCGTAACAACTACGTGCAGGCATTAGTGGTTCCCGAAGACAAGAGCCGCCTCAAGGCATTCCTGGATGCGACCGTCAAGGATCCGAAGAACGAAACCCAGTGCGCCCGCGCCGTCCGTCTTTTGGAAATCCAGAAGTTCTGCATGTTCAGCTTCACTAGCTGCGGTTGGTTCTTCAACGATATCGAAGGTCTGGAACCGGTGCAGAATATGCGCTACGCTCTCCGCGCCATGGAACTCTTGGATCCGTTCCTGCCCCGTGACCACCACATTCGCAACCAGGTGCTGAGCATCCTCGCCCGCGCCACCAGTAACGAACACAAGTGGAACGGTGCCGAAGTCTTTACCCGCTACGCCGAAGAACAGGTCCCGGTTGTTGTGAAGCAGATGGCAGAACGAGCCGCCATCTTCCACATGGGTCTTGAGGACAGCTACGAAAACAAGGACGAACGCATGGTGGCTTCCAAGATTGCAAGCCGCCGCCGTCAGACCTTGGTCCGTGCAGAATACAACGACAAACTGATCGGCGAATCCCGCATTGCAACCGCCTTGGTCATTACCGACCCCATGGGCCGCGTCAACATTGTGGTTGCCGATGGCGAAAACGAACAGAACGGTTTGAAGTTCGTTGAAAATCCCAGCATGACAACTGAAGAACTTCAGAGCGAATACCCCACCGCCTACGTGGTCCGCATGAAGGACTTGATGAGCGACTCTCTCAAGCGCATCAACCAGCTGTCGACCCGCAAGGACTTGACCGCCATTACGGAATCCTTCTGCGACATCGCTGCAAAGCTGAACCTTTCCATCGACAGCCTGGCCGACCCCGACCATACCCTGCCCGACACCTTGCGCAAGATCCTCTCCCTGGAAATCAATTCCAAGATCCATCATCTTGCATTGCAGTTCATGGAAAAGAACGACCAGAATCTTTTCAACGAAATTCGCACTCTCGTTGACGAAGCTATCTCCCTGGAAACCACCTTCAGCTTCGGCGGTACCGGCAGAATGTTCTTCGCAAAGCTTTCCGAACTCATCGACGAAGTTTCCGTCAAGTTCAACAAGGCTTCCGTGGAACACATCACTGGTCTCATCACCGTGGCCGACTGGCTCCAGCTGGGCATCGACAAGACCAGCCTTGAAAACAAGGTATTCCCCTTCTACAAGGAATACATCAAGGATCCGGATGGCAAGATGGCCGGCCTCAAGCCCATGTTCAGCTGGTTGAACTTCGAGGTTTAG
- the hpt gene encoding hypoxanthine phosphoribosyltransferase, with protein MYKMSEKPMITAEQIQKRVSELATEIAKSFEFDVILSALTGAYMFTSDLSRALANTKHRIAFIKASSYGSGMESCGKLKVSGMEHLDLKGKKVLLVDDILDTGNTMCTLVSMLKESGVFDVRTCVLMNKEERRTVDFHADFVGFEIKNEFVVGYGLDFNEDYRTLPEVWTLIEA; from the coding sequence ATGTACAAGATGTCCGAAAAGCCGATGATTACGGCAGAACAGATTCAAAAACGCGTAAGCGAACTGGCAACAGAAATTGCCAAGTCCTTTGAATTCGACGTAATCCTTTCGGCTTTGACGGGCGCCTACATGTTCACCTCCGACCTTAGCAGGGCTTTGGCCAACACCAAGCACCGCATCGCTTTCATCAAGGCATCCAGTTACGGTTCTGGAATGGAATCCTGCGGAAAGTTGAAAGTCAGCGGCATGGAACACCTTGACCTTAAGGGCAAGAAAGTTCTTTTGGTGGACGACATTTTGGATACAGGAAACACCATGTGTACTTTGGTTTCCATGCTGAAGGAATCTGGAGTTTTCGACGTTCGCACTTGTGTTCTGATGAACAAGGAAGAACGTCGCACCGTTGATTTCCACGCCGACTTTGTGGGCTTTGAAATCAAAAACGAATTTGTGGTTGGTTACGGCCTAGACTTTAACGAAGACTACCGCACCCTCCCAGAAGTTTGGACTTTAATTGAAGCATAG
- the cysE gene encoding serine O-acetyltransferase codes for MTLEELEKSIREEAEKLLQQEPLSVLMIKEQVTSRKNFSEMLSVTLSCQLAGEVIDRAELERMFNAIYAKYPELVMSACKDLHATVMRDPACTSYLEPMLFFKGFQGLQAYRVAHVLWEENRSFPAKMLQSIISRKFGMDIHPAAKIGYGLLIDHATNIVIGETAVIGNNVSLLHGVTLGGTGNEVGDRHPKLGAGVMVGAHAQLLGNIHIGDGAKIGAGAVVVSDVPAHTTYAGVPAVQVGRPHDEMPSFNMQQDFTRDA; via the coding sequence ATGACTTTAGAAGAACTTGAAAAGAGCATCCGCGAAGAAGCAGAAAAACTGTTGCAGCAGGAACCGCTGTCGGTTTTGATGATAAAGGAACAAGTTACTTCGAGAAAGAATTTCTCGGAAATGCTTTCTGTTACTTTGTCCTGTCAGCTGGCCGGTGAAGTCATCGACCGCGCAGAACTGGAAAGGATGTTCAACGCCATCTACGCCAAGTATCCGGAACTTGTGATGAGTGCTTGCAAGGACCTTCACGCCACCGTCATGCGCGACCCAGCTTGTACAAGTTACCTGGAGCCCATGTTGTTCTTCAAGGGTTTCCAAGGCTTGCAGGCTTACCGCGTGGCCCACGTTCTTTGGGAAGAAAACCGTTCCTTCCCCGCCAAGATGCTTCAGAGCATTATCAGCCGCAAGTTCGGCATGGACATTCACCCGGCAGCAAAAATCGGCTACGGTCTTTTGATTGACCACGCCACCAACATCGTGATTGGTGAAACCGCAGTCATCGGCAACAACGTTTCCCTGCTTCACGGTGTCACCTTGGGCGGTACCGGTAACGAAGTGGGCGATCGCCACCCGAAGCTTGGCGCAGGCGTCATGGTGGGCGCACACGCACAGCTCCTAGGCAACATCCACATCGGCGACGGAGCCAAGATTGGCGCAGGCGCGGTTGTGGTCAGCGATGTTCCTGCACACACCACTTACGCAGGCGTGCCCGCAGTTCAGGTGGGTCGTCCCCACGACGAAATGCCCAGCTTCAACATGCAGCAGGACTTCACCCGCGACGCGTAA
- the nth gene encoding endonuclease III → MKRTEKITFINEKLDELFPNPPIPLNFSDPFTLLIAVALSAQCTDARVNLVTAELFKVANTPAKMVALGVDKIAEYIKTCGLYQNKSKNIYKLSQILVEKYNGKVPQTFEELEALPGVGHKTASVMMIHAFKTPAFPVDTHIHRLAARWGLSNGSTVERTEADLKKIFPPEDWEKKHLQIILFGRTYCKATGHKVDQCPICSVVGCKPFSK, encoded by the coding sequence ATGAAGAGAACTGAGAAAATCACATTCATCAACGAGAAGTTGGACGAGTTATTTCCCAACCCGCCCATTCCCTTGAACTTCAGCGATCCGTTTACCTTGCTTATTGCCGTAGCTCTCAGCGCCCAATGCACTGATGCCCGCGTAAACCTGGTTACTGCAGAACTTTTCAAAGTCGCCAACACCCCCGCCAAGATGGTGGCCCTGGGAGTAGACAAGATTGCAGAATACATCAAGACCTGCGGCCTCTACCAGAACAAGAGCAAGAACATTTACAAGCTCTCCCAGATTCTCGTAGAAAAGTACAACGGCAAGGTTCCCCAGACTTTCGAAGAATTGGAGGCCCTTCCTGGCGTCGGCCACAAGACCGCCAGCGTCATGATGATTCACGCCTTCAAAACACCGGCCTTTCCTGTGGATACCCACATCCACCGCCTGGCCGCCCGCTGGGGGCTTTCCAACGGTTCCACCGTGGAGCGCACTGAAGCAGACCTGAAGAAAATCTTTCCTCCCGAAGATTGGGAAAAGAAGCACCTACAAATTATTTTGTTTGGAAGAACTTACTGCAAGGCAACAGGCCACAAGGTGGACCAATGCCCCATCTGCAGCGTTGTAGGCTGCAAGCCATTCTCTAAATAA
- a CDS encoding SDR family oxidoreductase: MRCLVTGGAGFLGSHLCERLLNDGHEVICLDNYFTGRMANVAHLRDNKCFELIRHDVTEPILLEVDRIFNLACPASPVHYQFNPVKTIKTSVMGAINMLGMAKRVHARILQASTSEVYGDPAVHPQTEDYWGNVNPIGIRSCYDEGKRVAETLFMDYHRQNNVDIRIVRIFNTYGPRMLPNDGRVVSNFIVQALQGQDITIYGDGSQTRSFCYVDDLIEGFVRMMNQDKIIGPVNIGNPGEFTMLELAKEVLDLTGSKSKIIYQPLPGDDPKMRRPNIDLAKSALGWEPTIPLRKGLEKTICYFDELLKK; this comes from the coding sequence ATGCGCTGTTTAGTTACTGGTGGGGCAGGATTTTTAGGAAGTCATCTCTGTGAACGTTTGCTGAACGATGGCCATGAGGTTATCTGCCTGGATAACTACTTCACCGGCCGTATGGCTAACGTGGCTCACCTCCGCGATAACAAGTGCTTTGAACTTATCCGCCACGATGTGACGGAACCCATCCTTTTGGAAGTGGATCGCATTTTCAACCTGGCATGCCCTGCAAGCCCGGTGCATTACCAGTTCAATCCGGTAAAGACCATCAAGACTAGCGTCATGGGCGCTATCAATATGCTTGGCATGGCAAAGCGTGTTCACGCCCGTATTCTTCAGGCAAGTACCAGCGAAGTCTACGGTGACCCGGCCGTGCATCCGCAAACTGAAGACTATTGGGGAAATGTGAACCCCATCGGTATCCGCAGCTGCTACGACGAAGGTAAGCGCGTTGCAGAAACCTTGTTCATGGATTATCACCGCCAGAACAATGTGGATATCCGCATCGTCCGTATTTTCAATACCTATGGCCCCCGCATGTTGCCTAACGATGGCCGTGTGGTCTCCAACTTTATCGTGCAGGCTTTGCAGGGCCAGGACATTACCATTTATGGCGACGGTTCCCAGACCCGCAGCTTCTGCTATGTGGACGATCTTATCGAAGGCTTTGTCCGCATGATGAACCAGGACAAGATTATTGGACCTGTGAACATTGGCAATCCGGGTGAATTCACCATGCTGGAATTGGCCAAGGAAGTCCTTGACCTTACCGGTTCCAAGAGTAAGATTATTTACCAGCCGCTGCCGGGTGACGATCCCAAGATGCGTCGCCCCAACATTGACTTGGCAAAGAGCGCTCTCGGTTGGGAACCCACCATTCCTCTGCGCAAGGGTCTTGAAAAGACTATCTGCTACTTTGATGAATTGCTGAAGAAGTAG
- a CDS encoding GGDEF domain-containing protein, whose translation MFEKSLKKLSLHKTFVFLLMCLLVHVFNVVFFAKIGIEPLVSLNCLSAFLYVIFLTFFRKNEDLQIVFAYFEIVGFSLISECISGGNFDYIYYVVGMVAVVFFLLPTDNKYKHVYQFIGVIFAIGIGYIDVVQFFWFPEYKDVVLEWKNVVSIINLVITMFTLFYISNLYLLVLKATRDKLTFTSNHDMLTGLYNRRFFEGIMKRSKEEKESVFSVAMIDVDNFKNFNDSFGHETGDKILELVSWCIKECLPPNAVAVRWGGEEFILYLPLMDNEETVFIMERLRSCLKNRHVECMGQKLSVTVTIGIRTGDDISDYEKYIREADEMLYWGKNHGKNQIVNTIN comes from the coding sequence ATGTTTGAAAAGAGTTTGAAGAAGCTTTCTCTGCACAAGACCTTTGTGTTCTTGTTGATGTGCCTGCTGGTGCACGTATTTAATGTGGTCTTCTTTGCAAAAATTGGAATCGAACCGCTTGTTTCTCTGAACTGCCTGAGTGCATTTCTCTATGTGATCTTTTTGACGTTTTTCAGAAAAAACGAGGACTTGCAGATTGTCTTTGCCTACTTTGAAATTGTTGGCTTCTCCCTCATTAGCGAATGTATTTCCGGTGGTAATTTTGACTACATCTATTATGTTGTCGGCATGGTGGCTGTTGTCTTTTTCCTTTTGCCCACTGATAATAAGTATAAACATGTTTATCAGTTTATAGGTGTGATTTTTGCAATCGGTATTGGCTATATCGATGTTGTACAGTTCTTTTGGTTCCCGGAGTACAAGGATGTTGTTCTTGAATGGAAGAATGTTGTGTCTATCATTAACTTGGTCATCACCATGTTCACCCTGTTCTATATCTCCAATTTGTACTTGCTGGTGCTGAAGGCTACGAGGGATAAGCTGACTTTTACCAGTAACCACGATATGCTTACCGGGCTTTACAACCGCCGCTTTTTTGAAGGAATCATGAAACGTAGCAAGGAGGAAAAGGAAAGTGTTTTCTCCGTTGCGATGATTGATGTGGACAACTTCAAGAACTTTAATGATTCCTTCGGACATGAAACTGGCGACAAGATTTTGGAACTTGTGAGCTGGTGCATTAAGGAATGCCTGCCTCCCAATGCGGTTGCTGTGCGTTGGGGTGGTGAGGAATTCATCCTTTACCTGCCCTTGATGGATAACGAGGAAACCGTGTTTATTATGGAAAGGCTTAGGTCATGCCTGAAAAATAGGCATGTGGAATGTATGGGGCAGAAGTTGTCTGTTACAGTGACTATTGGTATTCGTACAGGTGATGATATCTCGGACTACGAAAAGTATATTCGTGAAGCGGATGAAATGCTCTATTGGGGTAAAAATCACGGCAAGAACCAGATTGTGAATACAATCAACTAG
- a CDS encoding type III pantothenate kinase: MSPEKKKVVRKAREKEPVICVVDVGNSHTVLGIFKGTKVVDYWRLTTRKETTSDEVMNKVGGLLGFSKISPEEITHVGLSTVVPALERPWIKALDSLLKKHVQVVNSKNCLGLKIDYQNPSMAGADRLCNVIAMRDAGFENAVIVDMGTATTFDVMKNGAFAGGVIIPGINASLDALTEKAARLLPVTIEWPENVVADNTDDAIRAGLLYGFLAQLEVLIGKIKKEVGCEDMPVYATGGWGKTIARRTNLIDKYDPFLTLRGIRLVALNGAGASAESGRDSEEE; the protein is encoded by the coding sequence ATGTCTCCAGAGAAGAAAAAGGTTGTGCGCAAGGCTCGCGAAAAGGAACCGGTAATCTGCGTGGTGGACGTAGGTAACTCCCACACCGTACTTGGTATCTTCAAGGGCACCAAGGTGGTGGATTACTGGCGCCTTACTACCCGCAAGGAAACCACTTCCGACGAAGTGATGAACAAGGTGGGCGGCCTCCTTGGTTTCTCCAAGATCAGTCCCGAAGAAATCACCCATGTAGGTCTTTCTACGGTGGTGCCTGCTTTGGAGCGCCCGTGGATCAAGGCTTTGGATTCCTTGCTGAAGAAGCATGTGCAGGTGGTGAACTCCAAGAATTGTCTGGGCCTCAAGATTGATTACCAGAATCCGTCCATGGCGGGTGCTGACCGACTCTGCAACGTAATCGCCATGCGTGATGCCGGTTTTGAAAATGCCGTCATCGTGGACATGGGTACCGCAACCACTTTCGACGTCATGAAGAATGGCGCCTTTGCTGGCGGTGTGATTATCCCAGGCATTAATGCAAGCTTGGACGCCTTGACCGAAAAGGCTGCCCGATTGCTCCCTGTGACTATTGAATGGCCGGAAAATGTGGTGGCCGACAATACAGACGACGCCATCCGTGCTGGCCTCTTGTACGGCTTCCTGGCTCAGCTTGAAGTTCTGATCGGAAAGATCAAGAAGGAAGTGGGCTGCGAAGATATGCCGGTTTATGCTACCGGTGGTTGGGGCAAGACCATTGCCCGCCGTACCAACCTGATCGACAAGTACGACCCCTTCCTGACCCTTCGCGGTATCCGCCTGGTAGCCTTGAATGGTGCCGGTGCATCGGCTGAATCTGGCCGAGATTCCGAAGAAGAATAA